The genomic interval CTTTCTGCTGAAGAGATGGACCAACTAAGAAAAGAGCAACGTAAATGGTTAGATGACCGAGATGATACTGCAAAAGAGGCATCGCTCAAATATAAAGGCGGTACGATGGAACAATTAGAATATGTCATGGTCCGGAACAATCTTACTAAAGAAAGATGCTTCGAGTTAGTTGAAGATTATATGAAATAATTTTTATTACCCACGACAATTGATTTTTCCAACCTCAGTTGCCTGATGCTTATCAGGCAACATCTTTTTTTCTGTTACCTTGTTTTCTGCCCCTCGCCAGTTCCCCCGTCAGCGGCATTACCGATAGTTATGTGTCTACTCCAGTAAAATACTTTCCGTTTTTAAAGCATCGCACGCTTTTTCGAGTTGTTCTTGCGTATCCGCCTCAATGGTGTGCAAGTGTACACCGCTAGTAAGTTTGGAAAGCAGCGTGGCATCGGTTTGGTGTAACTTTTGCAGAAATGCATCGGCATCAAGCCGGTTTTTTATCATTAGTGAACCGGTCAGATCCCCATAAATGGGATGCTCCACCATGACATTCCGAATTTTAACGCCATGGTCTACCAGTGTATAAAGCTCCGTAGCGGTATCTTCCAGCTGATGGCAGACGGCAATGACTCTTGTAAATGCTGTCGGATTCTTATTGTCTGTATAGTAAACATAGCCGCGTGACGTTGCGATGATCGGTTCTCCCCGCGCTTTCAGTAAAGAAATATCCTGCACAATGGCTTGGCGGCTTACGTTTGTTTTTTCGGCGAGGACTTTACCGGAAAAAGGCTGACTGTCTTGCTTTAACCATGATAGAATCAGATTTCTTCTATCTTCACCAAATACCTTATTCCCATCGACCACATGAACACCCCACTTTTTTCAATTATTATTATACCAAAATGTTGACATTGGTACACGAAAAAACATCTTGCATAATATCGTTATATGTGTAATGATATGTGTAAAGACACATGTAAGGTTCAGGGTTAACTAGACTTTATATGTTCAATCATTCACAAAAGGGGAGATCACATGCGAAAAGACAAAGCGAAAGTTGGTTGGGGAGTTTTGATTGTGTTACTGATTCTATCAGCCTATTTTATTCCTTACAGATTTCTATCAGGGGTTGATGCCTGGTATGGCAGTTTTCTTTTATGGGGGATTGTAGGGATGCTAGTCATTGTCGCAAATATCATGGTTACAAAGGATTGGGGGAAGTAAATTGGGTACAAGTATGGCAGTTTGGGGAATTGGCGTTTATTTTACCTTAGCATTGGTGGTTGCAATATTATCCAGACGTGGTAATCGATCGAATATGGCGGGTTTTTTCCTTGGTGGTCGCAGCATGAATGGAATCTTGTCAGCATTGAGTTATAGCGCGACAACGTTTAGTGCATTCATGATGGTTGGTTTGGCCGGGTTGACGTATCAAGGTGGTGTCGGGGCGCTTGGTTTTGAAATCGTCTATTTTACCGGGGTATCTTTGGTAGCCTTGTTTGGACCCCGATTTTGGCTGGCCGGAAAAAAATACGGATATGTGACCCCATCGGAAATGATTGGCGGGCGGTATGCGAGCAAATCAGCCGCCATTACCACGTCCATCGTCAGCTGTCTGTTTCTTATTCCGTATTGCGCGGTTCAGTTGGCTGGTGTGGGGTACTTATTGCAGGGAATCACCGGTGATGTGCTTCCATTTACGGCGGGTGTTGTGATGGCAACGGTGATGGCCATTTTGTTTTCTTATACAGCGGGCATCCGTTCTGTTGTCTGGACTGATGCACTGCAGGCGGTAATCATGATTCTTACGTCCACACTTGTCGTTTTATTTGTTGTGCAAGGGCTTGGCGGTTTTGGGCAATTCTTTACTGATCTCGAGACAAACCATCCGGGTGCATTGGCGGTTCCGGGTAACGGCTATTTCGATTTTCTAACGTTTCTTGGGCTGACGTTGCCATGGTTTTTCTTTAGTTTGTCCAATCCACAAGTGAGTCAGCGGTTGTTCATGCCCGCATCGTTAAAAGGCTTACGGCAGATGTTGATCGGCTTTCTCATGTTCGGATTCATTTATACGTTTGTATCAGTATTATGGGGATTTTCTGCGCTACAGATGTTCCCGGATTTACAAACGGCGGATTTGGCCACACCGAGACTCCTGTCATCTGAATTAGTCCCGCCGGTGCTCGGTGTAATTGTAATGGTCGGTATCATGGCTGCAGCGGTTTCGACCATCGATTCGATTATGCTGACCTTATCATCGATGGTTTCCCGTGATATTTATGGCAATGCAAGCAAACAGCCGAATGATGCGAAACAATTACGGGTGGCGAAAATCATCATGCCGGTGATTGCGGTGTTGGCGTTTGTGTTTGCCGAACTGCAACTTAATTTAATTGCTGTGCTGTCGGTTGCCGCGTCATCCGGATTGATCGTCGCTGTTCCTGCATTTTTCGGGACATTTTTCTGGAAACGCGGAACCGCTGCCGGTGTCGTCTCCAGTGTATCGCTTGGCGCAGCACTTGTTCTTATTCTGGAACTTTTCGGCAGCAAACCACTAGGGCTGGCTTCAGGTATCTGGGGGCTAGTTGTATCAAGTCTTATCTTTATAGGTGTCAGCCTTGTGACGAAAGCACCGGTGGAAAAAGCCGAGGCATTTACGAACATAACGAAGCGGGCAAAGGAAGGTAATAAACGGGCCGTTAGTTAATTTTACGCGGACCCCATCTAAAAAGAGGATGAGGATAGAAATATGGAATCCGAATGAGCGCACATGTCTCGAGCGGCCGTCTCGAAACCGAAACGGAGCTCATATGTGGCCGAAAGGGTCTTGAGCGGCCGTCTCGAAACCGAAACGGAGCTGATATGCGGCTGAAAGGGTCTTGAGCGGCCGTCTCGAAACCGAAACGGAGCTCATATGTGGCCGAAAGGGTCTTGAGCGGCCGTCTCGAAACCGAAACGGAGCTGATATGCGGTCGAAAGGGTCTCGAGCGGCCGTCTCGAAACCGAAACGGAGCGCATATGTGGTCGAAAAGGTCTTGAGCGGCTGTCTCGAAACCAAAACGGAGCTCACATGCGGTCGAAAAGGTTTCGAGCGGGCGTCTCGAAACCGAAACGGAGCTCACATGCGGTCGAAAAGGTCTCGAGCGGGCGTCTCGAAACCGAAACGGAGCTCATATGTGGCTGAAAGGGTCTTGAGCGGCTGTCTCGAAACCGAAACGGAGCTCAAATGTGGTCGAAAAGGTCTTGAGCGGCCGTCTCGAAACCAAAACGGCTCGGAAAACTGCTGCAAAAATATAATGCAATTGTTCATGAAAAAACCGACTGGTAAGATACGTATGGATGCAACAATGTTGTGACAAACTTCTTTTTAGGCGAAATACATGGTATGATAAGAAAAAAAGATACGCGCTGAAAGGAGTGGACAATCTTTGAAGAAATATTTGGTGATCGGCTTTGTACTGATGATCGTATTGGTAAGTGCGTGTTCAGATAAAGGAGATCAGGATGAGCAGGCGAATGAGGCAAGTACCGGAGATATCCGGGAAACAACCACTTCTGTCGATGACTTGCCAACATTTTTAGATGCGAAGTCCGATGATATGAAAACCCTGTATACAGCAGTGGCAAAAAGTCAGGATTTATTGGAATCCATGCCTTGTTACTGTGGTTGTGGGGAATTTGGCCACACGAGCAACTATGATTGCTTCATTAACCAAAATAATGATGACGGTTCGCTCGTTTGGGATGATCATGCGACGAAATGTCAGGCATGTCTGGATATAGCAGCGGAGTCGATTGTGGAATTCGGTAAAGGTAAATCCATCAAAGACATTCGCCATATGATCGATGAAAAATATCAGGAAGGCGACTATCCGGAACCAACACCGACGCCAGAAGTTTGAAATGACGGACAAAAAGCTTACCACCATCGTGATAAGCTTTTTTCTATCGTGACAGGCGAGAAAACTCCAACCTCGGACGAACACAGGAATTCCCCTCTGTAAGAATAGGCAAGTGGTGGGGAGTTTAAAAGACCTTTTCTTGTTCCTGTTCTTCAATGCCTTTCATGTATTTGATCCGGTTCTGTTTGGAAGCAGCATTCACCTGTTCATCGGCATGGTAAGATGACCTTACTAGCGGGCCGGATTCACAATGGCTAAACCCTTTCTCCAGTGCAATTTGCTTTAGCTCTTCAAATTCATCAGGGTGGTAGTACCGTTCAATATTCAAGTGCTTTTTCGTCGGCTGCAGGTACTGGCCAATCGTCATGATATCTACATTGTGGGCGCGTAAATCATCCATCGCTTCTATGATTTCGTCTTTTGTTTCGCCCAATCCAACCATAATGCTTGATTTGGTCGGTGTATTAGGTGCGATTTCTTTGACACGTTCCAGCAGCTTTAGAGAGCGTTCATATGTAGCAATTGCACGCACCCGTTTCGTCAGTCTGCGAACGGTTTCAATGTTATGGTTAAATATATCCGGCTTGCTATTCATTAACGTATAAAGACTTTCATAATCACCTTTCATATCTGATGGCAAAATTTCAATCGTACACCCTGGATTTTTGCGTCGGATCGCCCGGACGGTTTCCGCAAAAACAGCTGCACCGCCATCATTTAAGTCATCACGTGCAACAGCTGTGATAACCGCGTGCTTGAGCCCCATCATTTCGACGGATTCAGCTACTCGTTCCGGTTCTCCCCAATCCAGTTCACTTGGCCGTCCGGTTGCTACTGCACAAAACCGGCATCCGCGTGTGCATACATTGCCTAAAATCATGAATGTTGCTGTTTGGCGTTCACTCCAGCACTCATGAATATTCGGGCAGCGAGCTTCCTCACAAACCGTATTCAACCGCTTCTCCCGCATTAACTTTTTAAGACCGGTATAAGACTTATTCGTTTTCAAGTCTGTTTTTAACCACTCCGGTTTTCGGATATGCTGGTAGTTTTTAGCCATGTTTCACAGACTCCTTTCGCAATCGATAATAATTCCAATCATCTGTACGATATTTTGTTTCGGCCAAACGATAAACTTCCTCCCACTGCTGGCGTGACAGCTCAAACGGTTGCAAGGTCACATCCAGCCCTGTTTCAAACCCGGCATAAAAGGCATCTTTCATCATATCGTATGTGTGCGTTTTGTTCGTCAATTGATCAATGGTGATCGCCTTTCTGTGAAAAGCATCACGCATTCTTTGCTTTATTGCATTATTAGGGAAAAGAAATAAGTCATAAAGCATTTCGGTATCCATGTCCATGGGGATGGATCCGTGCTGCAGGAGGACCCCTTTATTTCTTGTTTGTGCATTTCCGGATAATTTCTTGCCATCAACCATCATTTCGTAAAAGGCAGCTTTTTCAAAACAGACAGCGGAACGATCGCGTGCTGTTTGTTTATCCGGCATCGCATAATCCACCGTAATACCCAAATTATTAAACCCTTCGACGAGCCCCTTTGACAAAATATAATAGGCTTCTGTGACAGACGCAGGAATACCTGGGTGATCCTCTGAAACAACTATGCTATAAGTTAGCTCATTATCGTGCAAAACTGCACTGCCGCCAGTTAAACGTCGGACAAACTGACAATTATATGTACGCACAGCGCCAAAATCAATTGTCTTATGGGTCTTTTGGAACTGTCCAACTGAAAGCGTCGGTCTGGACCAGCCGTAAAAGCGTAAAGTTGGCGGGATTTTCCCTTCCTTATGCCAATTCAAGAGTGTCTCATCTAATGCCATATTTACCGCTGCATCGAGATAGCCACTATCCAGAAAGTACCATTCTTCATGCAAATCTCACACCCCCCTCATCATTTCTCTCAACCATGTTCAGATTAGCATGACTGAAAATTTATGTAAAGGAATAAGGAATATTTCCATCTTCTGTAAATTTTCTGTCAATGACATTTTCTTTTGATGAGATCCATGTGCGGCCAGCAATTCGGGATGAACGTGGAACCGGCCTAGCTATCTATGCTGGCCTTTTCGGCAAAATAGCAGCAAGGCAGCTGGGGGTATGCTGTCGTCTTTCATCTATTAATGCTAAACGACGCTACTTTTTACGAGTATTCTTCCCAGCGGCTTTTCCCCGTAACCATACACCCACCAACAACAGAATGGGAATAAGCACATGAACGAGAACATCATAAAATGGCCATGTCGTGCCTAACACATGAGCGACTTTCTGTAAATTGGGGGCAGACCAAATGGTCATGATGACTAACAAGAAACCGAGTGGAAAGACCAGCTGCCTATAATCTGATAATTTCAACCATTGCGCCGTACCAATGACAAGGACATAATGGAAGACGGCAATTTTCACAAAGGTACCAGTAACCCAAATCGCCATGACAATAGCTTCAACGTGTTGCAGGAAATCCGCCATACTTATATACCTGACTGCACTCATGACCGGATAATTAAACGTGCTTGTGATATCTCCAAATATAAAAAGCGAAAGTAAATTGGCTAAAAAGAACGTAATCATCGTTACAATCACCGAAAACATTCCCCATTTCAACCCTTTTTGCTGGTTACCTAAAGAGGGCAGGAAG from Lentibacillus cibarius carries:
- the lipA gene encoding lipoyl synthase, encoding MAKNYQHIRKPEWLKTDLKTNKSYTGLKKLMREKRLNTVCEEARCPNIHECWSERQTATFMILGNVCTRGCRFCAVATGRPSELDWGEPERVAESVEMMGLKHAVITAVARDDLNDGGAAVFAETVRAIRRKNPGCTIEILPSDMKGDYESLYTLMNSKPDIFNHNIETVRRLTKRVRAIATYERSLKLLERVKEIAPNTPTKSSIMVGLGETKDEIIEAMDDLRAHNVDIMTIGQYLQPTKKHLNIERYYHPDEFEELKQIALEKGFSHCESGPLVRSSYHADEQVNAASKQNRIKYMKGIEEQEQEKVF
- a CDS encoding PCYCGC motif-containing (lipo)protein, which codes for MIVLVSACSDKGDQDEQANEASTGDIRETTTSVDDLPTFLDAKSDDMKTLYTAVAKSQDLLESMPCYCGCGEFGHTSNYDCFINQNNDDGSLVWDDHATKCQACLDIAAESIVEFGKGKSIKDIRHMIDEKYQEGDYPEPTPTPEV
- a CDS encoding transcription repressor NadR; amino-acid sequence: MVDGNKVFGEDRRNLILSWLKQDSQPFSGKVLAEKTNVSRQAIVQDISLLKARGEPIIATSRGYVYYTDNKNPTAFTRVIAVCHQLEDTATELYTLVDHGVKIRNVMVEHPIYGDLTGSLMIKNRLDADAFLQKLHQTDATLLSKLTSGVHLHTIEADTQEQLEKACDALKTESILLE
- a CDS encoding lipoate--protein ligase family protein — its product is MHEEWYFLDSGYLDAAVNMALDETLLNWHKEGKIPPTLRFYGWSRPTLSVGQFQKTHKTIDFGAVRTYNCQFVRRLTGGSAVLHDNELTYSIVVSEDHPGIPASVTEAYYILSKGLVEGFNNLGITVDYAMPDKQTARDRSAVCFEKAAFYEMMVDGKKLSGNAQTRNKGVLLQHGSIPMDMDTEMLYDLFLFPNNAIKQRMRDAFHRKAITIDQLTNKTHTYDMMKDAFYAGFETGLDVTLQPFELSRQQWEEVYRLAETKYRTDDWNYYRLRKESVKHG
- a CDS encoding sodium:solute symporter family protein, translated to MGTSMAVWGIGVYFTLALVVAILSRRGNRSNMAGFFLGGRSMNGILSALSYSATTFSAFMMVGLAGLTYQGGVGALGFEIVYFTGVSLVALFGPRFWLAGKKYGYVTPSEMIGGRYASKSAAITTSIVSCLFLIPYCAVQLAGVGYLLQGITGDVLPFTAGVVMATVMAILFSYTAGIRSVVWTDALQAVIMILTSTLVVLFVVQGLGGFGQFFTDLETNHPGALAVPGNGYFDFLTFLGLTLPWFFFSLSNPQVSQRLFMPASLKGLRQMLIGFLMFGFIYTFVSVLWGFSALQMFPDLQTADLATPRLLSSELVPPVLGVIVMVGIMAAAVSTIDSIMLTLSSMVSRDIYGNASKQPNDAKQLRVAKIIMPVIAVLAFVFAELQLNLIAVLSVAASSGLIVAVPAFFGTFFWKRGTAAGVVSSVSLGAALVLILELFGSKPLGLASGIWGLVVSSLIFIGVSLVTKAPVEKAEAFTNITKRAKEGNKRAVS